From the Patescibacteria group bacterium genome, the window TAAGAGGTTTTTTAATTAGCTTTCCCCGCAAATGTCTATCAATATTAATGATTGCCTGATTGGCCTTTTTTGGGGCTGATTTTTTGCTTTTTACTGTAAAATAAGATATATTTATGGATGAAAGAATATTATTATGGAAGTTAAAAACGGTTTATGAATCAGACTGAAATGACTCCTGCCAGCCTATCTTCAAACGAGGGCCGCCGGACCGAGGTTCGGTCGGTATTTTTTGGAATAATCATGTCCTCTGTCCTGGCCTTTTTATACTGGCTTTCCCGTTATGGCCTGGATAATCCGGGTCTGGCGGTTTTAAACGTGCTTTCGATTGGCTACATTTTGCTTATTTTTCCCCACCTGTTAAGAAGATTTTTAAAGACAGAAAATTTATGGCTGAATTACTTCTTTCTTTCGATTTATACTTTGCTTTTTTTAACTTTTTTGGGGTATATTTCATCCTTTATTGGCATAAGCTTGCTTCTTAAAGCCCTATTTTACTTCGGATTTTTTCTCCTCTTTATTTTTCTTTATGACTATTTTTTCAATTTTTTCAAAAAAAGCGATGTTCTTTACGCCATGTTTTTTTTATTTTTTTCTTCATTCGTCGCTTTCGCCGTATGGGGCACCAAGCTCCACAGCCCTCTTTTTACGGAAAAAATTGTTTTAGGAAGCGCTAATGCCGATACGCTATCTTTTTCCGCCACCGCTAACCTGATAAAAACGTACGATATGCCCTCAACCGGCGTCGATGGCTTGCCTTATTTGCCGTATCATTGGGGAAGTAACGCAATTTTCGCTTTTTTTTCCTCGCTTTCCGGAGTAAGCGCTTTAACTTTTTATAACTTGGGCTTCCCGGTAATCTTCATTCCTTTTTATTTTATTAATCTTTTATCTTTGGTGTCGGCCGGAAGAAGGTATAAAAATTTCGGCCTCCGTTTTGGCTTGTCCCTCTACGTGCTATTGTCTATCATCTATATTGAAATTCTTCCTTCGGCGTGGAGGGAGGGGAGCGTCGGCTTACTGCCGCCCTTTTCAAGCGAAACCCATCTTATGGGGATGAGCTTTCTGTTTTTGATTTTAGGCTCCGTATTGGCATACTTTGAAAAAAGGAGAAAAGCCGAGAGCGCGAATTTTCATTTAAGCGACTATTTTTTTCTCTTTTTATTTTTACCGGCTCTTTTCGGCTTGCTTGGCATAATCAAAATTTTTTGGCTTCCTTTTTTGGCCGCCGTTTACGGCTATCTATTTTTCCGTCTGGGCTGGTGGAAAAGAATGGTTTTCTGGATCAACGGGGGGCTCTTGGCGCTTTTTTCCGCCGGAGCGGCCGGGCTGGTATTGAAAAATGAAGGGATGGCCCCGAGATTTCTTTCCTATATTAGAGATAGCGTCAGCCATGAAATGTACGCCATATTTTTCCTATATTATTTTATTTGGCTGGTTTTATTCATTTTTTTATTTTTTCTCCGCCACAAAGTCAAGGCAGGTGATTTAAGAAATTTCATTAAAGAAAAAAAGCATCTTGAGATTGAGCTGATTATTTTTATCGTAATTTTGGCCGTGCTTCCCGGAACGATTTTTTTTATTCCGCACGGCAATGCAATTTATTTTTTTGATTTTCAAAGATGGATGTGTCTGGTTTTAGCCCTAATTTACTGGCCGGCGGTTTACGGGAAGGCAAGAGAAGCGGGGCCGGTTTCCCTTCGGCGGATGAATCTGGGGATTATTACTGCCGGCTTTTTTTTCTTAGCCTTTTTTTCCTATAATTATTTTCATAACTATTTCAAGCAAGCCAAGCTTTTTTTTGGAAGAAATATTACGACTCGCAGCGCTGTTTTGAACTCAAAAGAAAATTTTAATTTGATAAGCGAGTCCTTAACCAGCCCCTGGCTGGGGATAAGCGGAATTAAGGCCGTTTGGTCGCTCGCCATGGAGCCTTACGGGGGAATGCTGAATAAGAACCCCCGGTATCAGTTTTTAAAAATTTTAGAAGAAATTGACAGAATGCCGATTAGCGGGAAAAAGGAAACCTGCATTTACATTCCCCGCAGTAATATGATATTTTGGAAAAGCTGGGAAACGGATTATAGCACAAAAAATGAAGGCAAAATGTATTTAAAGATTCCGCTTATTGTTCCGTCGGTAAGCGGGCTGGCGATGATTAACGGCCTGCCCAAAGGATTAGATCCCGATGTATCGGTGCGCTGGTACGGCTATGGCCTGTATAACCAAAAAGAGGCGGTGTTTGACCGGGATTTGACTGCTGAAGAGATTAAGGCGCTCGGAATAAAGAGAGGTTTTAAGAGAATTATTGTAATCCGCCAGGCTGGCCCAGGGTTAAAAGTAGATAATATTGAAACCAAGTAAAATACGCCTAATATTATAATCTAACTCCCTTGTCCCGCCTCGCAAAACGCGGGGCGGGGACCCGCTCGCGTTAATTATGAAAAATACCTGGAACCAATTTTTTGAGGAGAAGTTAAAGAAAATTTTTGATGAAAAATCGAACATTATCGATATTGGCGGAGGATTGAGAGTAAAAAAGGGGAGCGGTAACCGGTATGACCCGAAGAACGCCTGGATTCTGCCCCGGATGGAAAAGGTCCGGTATCAAATCCTTGATCCGGTGCCGGACTATAATCCGGATATTATCGGCGATATCCATCGCCTGCCTTTTTTAGACGAAAGCCAGGAAGCGATTTTATGCCTTGCCGTTTTGGAACATGTTGAAGATCCGAAAAAAGCCTGCCGGGAAATTTGGCGGTCGCTAAAAAAAGGCGGTTACGCGCTGGTTTACACGCCTTTTTTATATTATTACCATGCCGAGCCCGGATATTATAAGGACTATTGGCGGTTTTCCGAAGATGCCCTTAATTTTTTATTTAAAGATTTTTCCAGCCGGGAAATGTGCCCGGTCCGCGGGGCAATATCGACCTGGATGCACCTTTCGCCTTTGGGGCGGGTGCCGTTAATTGCGGGCTTGGCTAATCTACTGGACAAGATTAGCGGAAAGTCGAAGAGTCGCCAGGTTAGCGGCCATTATATTTTTTTAGTAAAATAAGAGAAATTACGTATATGAAAATCGGTATTGTCGGAGGAGGGTTTCATGGATTAGTGCTCGGCCACCTTCTTTCTAAAGAGCACGAAGTTTCCATTTTTGAAAAAGACGTGACTCTCGGCGGACTTCTTCAAACCGCCGATTTTAAAGACTTTAGGCTGGAAAAATATTACCACCACATTTTTTTGAGGGACAGCCATATTGTAGAATTATTCCGCGAATTGGGAATTGAAAACGAACTTGGCTGGCACCAGTCTACTACTTCGGTTTTTGCCAAAGGAAAATTTTTCCCCTTCTTCAAGCCCATGGAGCTTTTAAGATTTCCTCACTTGGGGATTTTTTCAAAGCTAAGGCTGGGGCTCGCGACGCTATTTTTGCAGAATTTGAAAAAAGGGGAAAAATTAAACCATCTTAATGCCAAGGCCTGGATAAAAAAAGTTATGGGAAGCGAAGCTTGGGAGGTCTTGTGGCGGCCGCTTTTCGAAGGGAAATTCAGCCGCTATTCAGAGGAAATTTCTTTAAGCTGGTTTTGGTCAAGGATCTCCTATAAAAGAGGATCTAAAACCGGAAAGGACGAGGTGCTGGGCTACCCCAAGGAAAGTTTTCAAATTATTATCGACAAGCTGATTGGATCGATTGTTAAAAAGAATGGAAAAATTTTCTCCGGTAAGGAGACAGTAGAAATTGTAATTGATGGCGGCCGCGCCGCGGGAATAAAAACCAAGGAAGGAAATATTGATTTTGACTTAATTATCAGTACTGTCGCTCCGCCCCTTTTTCTAAAGCTTATACCCGGCGCCCCAGATGCTTTTAAAGACGAATTGAAGAAAATCAGATATCTGGGCGCCATCACCGCGATTTTAGTTTTAAAAGAAAAGCTCGCCCCCGCTTACTGGAATAATATTTTAGACGTCGAGATCCCTTTTAAAGCTGTTATTGAACAGACTAATTTAGACGGGAGCGCCCGTTATGGGGCAAAGCATCTGGCCTACACTTCGCATTATACTCCGGTTGACTCGGAATATTTTAAAGCAGATAATGCGCAACTGATTAAAATGTATATGCCGCATTTGAAAAAAATAAACGGCCGCGCAGAGGAAAATCTGCTGGAATACAGGATTTACCGGGATTGCTTTTGCCAGCCGATAATATCCGTTGACTATCCTCAAGCAATAATAGATTTCAAGACGCCGATTACTAATTTATATCAGTTCAGTATGGCGCAAATTTTTCCCGAAGACCGGGGCTTGAATATAGCCGTCCGGGAGGCAAAAAAAATAGTCCTGGAAATAGCCGAGAAATTCGATAAACCTTAATATCATGAAGCTTGCCTATATATTTAACGTCCGCCTGCCAACCGAAAAAGCCCATGGCATCCAGGTAATGAAAATGTGCGAGGCCTTTTCCTTAAATGGCGCGAAGGTAAAACTCATCATCCCGGCCCGGTTTAATAAAATTAGCGGCAGCCCTTTTGATTTTTATTCCGTAAAGAAAACTTTCTCCATAGTCCGGCTGGCCTGTCTGGATATTTTAGTATTTATTAACGGGCGATTCGGATACCTTGTTGAAACTCTTACCTTTCTTATTTCCGCAAGAATCTATTTGTGGCTCTATCAATTAAAAAACGGAAAACCGGAAATCCTTTACTCCCGGGAAGAGCTGATCGGCCTTTTTTTTAAAAATTACTTTTTGGAAATCCACACGCTTCCGGCCAGGGCGGGCTTTATCCATAAGCTAAGCTGGCGCCGGGCGAAAAAGCTTATAGTCCTTACCAAAATGCTAAAGGAAGAGCTGGTTAAAATCGGGATTCCTGAAGGAAAAATTTTAGTGGCGCCTGACGGGGTTGATTTGGATATTTTTGGCATCGAAATTTCCAAGAAAGATGCCCGGGAGAAAATCGGCCTCCCGATTGATAAGAAACTTGCCCTTTATTGCGGAAGTTTTTATTTATACGGCTGGAAGGGAGTGGATGTCTTATTGTCAGCCATTAAATATTTTTCCCCCGATATTACGGCAGTGCTGATCGGCGGGCGGAAAGAAGACATAGAGGAAATCAAGAAAAACTATCCTCAAGAGAATTTAATCCTTTTCGAACACCAGCCTCACGGCCAAATTCCATACTTCTTAAAGGCGGCCGATGTTTTAATCCTGCCGAACAAAAAAGGCGACCCAATATCGGAAAAATATACTTCGCCCTTAAAACTTTTTGAATATATGGCCGCGAAAAGGCCAATTGTCGCTTCGGACTTGCCGTCGATAAGGGAAGTGCTGGACGAAAAAAATAGCTTTTTAGTCGAGGCGGGTGATCCAAAAAGTTTGGCCGAAGGGATAAAAGAAGTTGTCGGAGATCAAAATTTTGGTGAAAAAAAATCCAGCCAGGCCTATGACAGGGTTAAGGGGTATACTTGGAAAAAACGGGCGGAGAAAATCTTAGAGCCGCTCTTATAAGCAGGCTCGGCCGGTAATTTCCAAAATTTATAATATTTTTATGAAAGATTTTTTGGCGAAATATAAGCCGGAACTAATAATTTTTTTTATAGCCGTAATAGTGCGGGTTATATTTTTTTATATTGCCTTAAAAGAGGTTAATTTTCAGCCGGCTGATTTACGCGCCGACGGCTATTACGAAATCGCCGACAACCTTTTAAAATTCGGTGTTTTTTCCCGGGATGTAAGCGGGCAACTGCTGCCTGACTCAATCCGTACGCCCGGACTGCCGGCCTTGATTTACTCTTCCTATCGTTTATTCAACACAGCCCTGCCTTTTTTCTTTTTGCAGATTATCGCCTCCGGCCTAATTCCGGTTTTAGCGAGGAGACTGGCCCTAAAGTCAAAACTGCGGCCGGCGCTTGCGTCCCTCATCGCCTCTTTTTTAATTTTTGAACCGCTGGGATTAAGCCTAACCGCAAAAATGCTTTCGGAAATATTTTTTACCTTCTTTTTCCTCTTATCCCTTTTATGGCTCCTGAATTTTTTACAAATTTTCTTCTCTGGAACCAATGAAAAAGGCCGGGAGTACTGGTTTTTGGCCGCTTCAGCGGTTTCAGCCGGTGTAGCCGCCTTAATCCGCCCCTCTATCTACTTACTGCCAGTTTTTCTCATAGCCGCTTGGCTAGGCGCCGGGGCGTTGAAAAAAAAGCTTTACCTTAAACCGGCCTTGCTGTTTTTTTTCTTTTTTTATATTATTGTCCTGCCATGGTATGTTAGAAATTACCGGGTATTTGGCAATTTTTCTTTCACTTCGGTCCAGGATCAGGTTCTATTCACCGCCTTGTCGCCCTCGTTAGTTTCCTTGCGAGATAACGTCGGCTACCCGGAAGGACAAAGAAGGTTCTTTCTTCAAAATGGCTTTGACTATTTCCCCGAAGTTTATCTTGATACTGCAGGCTGGTTCCGCGAACGTTCGGTTCCTTTTATCTTAGGTCATCCGAAAGAGCTCGTAAAAATGTCGGTAATCAGCGTAATAACATTTTTCACTCATGACGGGGTTTTGGAATTTCAAGGCAATATGGGCTGGGCTTCTTCTTTGCGAGGCATGCCGCACTTTCTAGATTTATTATTTTCTCCCTGGAGCCAAAAAATTAATCTGATGATCGGTATTCTTAAATCACCGGCCTTGGCCATTGTATTTATGCGCGCAGTCTGGTCGGTTATTTTTTTAAGCCTGGTTTTTAGTTCAATATATTTAATCAAAAAAAAGCGGCTTAATCCGGAATTGGGGCTATTCCTTTTTATATGCATTTATTTTTCCCTGACAACCATCTCAAACGGCCTGGCCGTAAACAGCCGCTTTCGGTTTCCGATTAACAGCTTAATATTAATTATCGCTCTTAAGGGAGTCAGTAGCTGGAACAGAGAAAGAGGGCGAAAGATCATAAAAGAAAAAATATGAAACTTTCTATCATTATTCCGATTTATAACGAGGAGGAAAATATTAATGAGCTTTTTCGGGAAATAAGAAATGCCGTAGCCCCGCTTGGGTTGGCTTTCGAAGTGCTGGCCATTAACGATGGGTCAAGCGATAAAAGTCTGGAAGTTGCTCGGAACGCGTCCCGGGGTGAAAATAATTTTAAGATTATTGATTTCAAAAAAAACTACGGCCAAACCGCCGCTTTAAGCGCCGGTTTTGACGCGGCCCAGGGCGGAATAATTATTGCTTTAGACGGCGACGGCCAAAACGATCCGGCCGACATTCCCCGGCTGATTGAGAAGATGGAAGAAGGCTATGATGTAGTTTCCGGATGGAGAAAAGACAGAAAAGACGCGCTGATTTTAAGAAAAATTCCTTCCTGGATAGCAAACTATCTAATCTCTTTGATAACCGAGGTTTATCTCCATGATTATGGCTGTACTCTAAAAGCCTATAAAAAAGAGGTAGTAAAAGAATTGCATTTATACGGAGAAATGCATCGCTTTATCCCGGCTTACGCATATTGGGACGGGGCTAGGGTGGCGGAAATCATAGTAAATCACCGGCCAAGAAAATTCGGGAAAACCAAATACGGAATCGGCAGGACTCTGCGCGTTGTTTTAGATCTTCTAACCGTTAAATTTCTTACTCGGTACACTACCCGTCCGATGCATTTTTTCGGCTGGGTCAGCTTTGTACTTATGAGCTTCGCGCTGGCCTCTTTTGTCCTGGCCATTTATCTTCGGCTGGCCGGCATCGCCACTTTAATCCAAACCCCCTTGCCGTTAATGGGCGCTTTCTTTTCCATGGCCAGCCTGCAGTTTGTTTTAATGGGACTGATTGCCGAAATGATAATGCGGAACAGTTTTGAGGGTCAGAAAAAGACCGTCTACCAGATAAAAGAGAAAATTAATTTTAACTAAGCGCTTATGTGCGGAATCGCCGGATATTGGGGTGAAGGGAATCGAAAAATACTGGAAGACATGACCCGGTCCATTAGCTATCGCGGTCCGGATGATGAAGGTTTTTTTACGGATAATAATGTTGGACTTGGCCATCGGCGCCTTTCTATCCTCGATTTAAGTCCGGCCGGGCATCAGCCGATGGCCAGCGAGGCCGGGGATGTGATTATCGTTTTTAACGGAGAAATTTATAATTTTCGGGAACTGGGAGAAAAAATTAAAGTCCGGCACGATTTCAAAAGCCAAACCGACACCGAAGTAATACTCCATCTTTATGAAGAAATCGGAGAGAAAGTCTTTACTGAAATCCAGGGCATGTTCGCTTTGGCGATTTATGACCGGCGGAAAGGAAAAATTATACTGGCTCGGGACCGGATGGGAAAAAAGCCGCTTTACTGGTTTATAGCCGGACGATCTTTAATTTTCGGTTCAGAGATAAAAGCTTTGATGAAACACCCGCTTTTTAAAAAGGAATTGGATTTAGCGTC encodes:
- a CDS encoding methyltransferase domain-containing protein, giving the protein MKNTWNQFFEEKLKKIFDEKSNIIDIGGGLRVKKGSGNRYDPKNAWILPRMEKVRYQILDPVPDYNPDIIGDIHRLPFLDESQEAILCLAVLEHVEDPKKACREIWRSLKKGGYALVYTPFLYYYHAEPGYYKDYWRFSEDALNFLFKDFSSREMCPVRGAISTWMHLSPLGRVPLIAGLANLLDKISGKSKSRQVSGHYIFLVK
- a CDS encoding NAD(P)/FAD-dependent oxidoreductase, whose translation is MKIGIVGGGFHGLVLGHLLSKEHEVSIFEKDVTLGGLLQTADFKDFRLEKYYHHIFLRDSHIVELFRELGIENELGWHQSTTSVFAKGKFFPFFKPMELLRFPHLGIFSKLRLGLATLFLQNLKKGEKLNHLNAKAWIKKVMGSEAWEVLWRPLFEGKFSRYSEEISLSWFWSRISYKRGSKTGKDEVLGYPKESFQIIIDKLIGSIVKKNGKIFSGKETVEIVIDGGRAAGIKTKEGNIDFDLIISTVAPPLFLKLIPGAPDAFKDELKKIRYLGAITAILVLKEKLAPAYWNNILDVEIPFKAVIEQTNLDGSARYGAKHLAYTSHYTPVDSEYFKADNAQLIKMYMPHLKKINGRAEENLLEYRIYRDCFCQPIISVDYPQAIIDFKTPITNLYQFSMAQIFPEDRGLNIAVREAKKIVLEIAEKFDKP
- a CDS encoding glycosyltransferase family 4 protein, which produces MKLAYIFNVRLPTEKAHGIQVMKMCEAFSLNGAKVKLIIPARFNKISGSPFDFYSVKKTFSIVRLACLDILVFINGRFGYLVETLTFLISARIYLWLYQLKNGKPEILYSREELIGLFFKNYFLEIHTLPARAGFIHKLSWRRAKKLIVLTKMLKEELVKIGIPEGKILVAPDGVDLDIFGIEISKKDAREKIGLPIDKKLALYCGSFYLYGWKGVDVLLSAIKYFSPDITAVLIGGRKEDIEEIKKNYPQENLILFEHQPHGQIPYFLKAADVLILPNKKGDPISEKYTSPLKLFEYMAAKRPIVASDLPSIREVLDEKNSFLVEAGDPKSLAEGIKEVVGDQNFGEKKSSQAYDRVKGYTWKKRAEKILEPLL
- a CDS encoding phospholipid carrier-dependent glycosyltransferase, with the translated sequence MKDFLAKYKPELIIFFIAVIVRVIFFYIALKEVNFQPADLRADGYYEIADNLLKFGVFSRDVSGQLLPDSIRTPGLPALIYSSYRLFNTALPFFFLQIIASGLIPVLARRLALKSKLRPALASLIASFLIFEPLGLSLTAKMLSEIFFTFFFLLSLLWLLNFLQIFFSGTNEKGREYWFLAASAVSAGVAALIRPSIYLLPVFLIAAWLGAGALKKKLYLKPALLFFFFFYIIVLPWYVRNYRVFGNFSFTSVQDQVLFTALSPSLVSLRDNVGYPEGQRRFFLQNGFDYFPEVYLDTAGWFRERSVPFILGHPKELVKMSVISVITFFTHDGVLEFQGNMGWASSLRGMPHFLDLLFSPWSQKINLMIGILKSPALAIVFMRAVWSVIFLSLVFSSIYLIKKKRLNPELGLFLFICIYFSLTTISNGLAVNSRFRFPINSLILIIALKGVSSWNRERGRKIIKEKI
- a CDS encoding glycosyltransferase translates to MKLSIIIPIYNEEENINELFREIRNAVAPLGLAFEVLAINDGSSDKSLEVARNASRGENNFKIIDFKKNYGQTAALSAGFDAAQGGIIIALDGDGQNDPADIPRLIEKMEEGYDVVSGWRKDRKDALILRKIPSWIANYLISLITEVYLHDYGCTLKAYKKEVVKELHLYGEMHRFIPAYAYWDGARVAEIIVNHRPRKFGKTKYGIGRTLRVVLDLLTVKFLTRYTTRPMHFFGWVSFVLMSFALASFVLAIYLRLAGIATLIQTPLPLMGAFFSMASLQFVLMGLIAEMIMRNSFEGQKKTVYQIKEKINFN